One Cervus canadensis isolate Bull #8, Minnesota chromosome 12, ASM1932006v1, whole genome shotgun sequence DNA window includes the following coding sequences:
- the KIFC2 gene encoding kinesin-like protein KIFC2 isoform X4, translated as MLEEGAGLRRGGGRRSMRAGSAAGGHGVGAGTRGGVKPGPLPPRAPMYAFYSLLIYIFYSLFRRDGGAAAAADAENPAQSARCKPGSRRRADQPTAELWTELTGLVGSSEAEDGSGGGAERCPAEVSLEEALVRLAEFLSVQLGAEESFGTPPDLSKPGDVPPLLTVTGQLLALLAWIRSPRGRQALSQGMQPVSGVQHPPPAGSPLQEESPSLSPRGEAQGQQPPQLEEDQRAWQRLEQLILGQLEELKQQLEHQEEELGQLRLGVGATDSEKRVQHLTLENKALKQSLSLTRDLLLHWGPAPHTRAPQEKAEALLELRGRLQEAQDTTEALRVQLGVQEVQLQGLQGALRQLQQETEQNCRRELQQMRGQLAGLRARMASLRQGCGDLRGLVSTFTQSCQGSLSEAQGQVSWALGALSADGAGTQLAEAPQGPLPGCPGRLLELKGNIRVLCRLRPGTPSSLVFRELESAVLSCLGGYSVCIFTYGQTGTGKTYSMEGPPEDPGIAPRALQSLFREMGTGGQHRVTLSMVEIYNEAVRSGAPGASRLAPSPNPFCLHPQAPQRSPALSHQGPPCPRASPAPGSEAGPSRPGGSPGGWPHPLGRAQPGVSAPGEAAQWGPAALQAPALTRTGGAGPAAGQPLSARPADAEPGEEQPGHRRHSHEPAQLSLARPGHADTAHSVPIARSWHRRHAAPRRPGGVRARLEGGGGRHIAGRPRRRPASTGGSDHQPLAAGAGRRDGRAAGPPAPRALPRLAAHTPTAAGAGPRRHGGAAAADLHAARGSRRDRVLAQVRRACEPSGVGAGQAPQGSPLRDTLLLEHRHTTLRDPLHPHDVARQPSKPRLRQRLQLGPGTAGGPAFLVLPKEPGSHLCGQRQQNPYSLMTSLISGDRCPPRQSPPSSPTLEECSAWGNDHTSPAPLSPSAVIAAHSRGSQGRRCRPRPSGHQSHYPITTLDLD; from the exons ATGCTGGAAGAGGGTGCGGGGCTGCGCCGAGGGGGCGGCCGCCGGAGCATGCGCGCGGGCTCTGCGGCGGGCGGGCACGGTGTCGGCGCGGGGACGCGGGGCGGCGTGAAGCCGGGCCCTCTGCCGCCCCGCGCTCCCATGTACGCCTTCTACTCGCTGCTCATCTACATCTTCTACAGCCTCTTCCGTAGGGATGGCGGGGCCGCGGCGGCCGCCGACGCTGAAAACCCGGCCCAG AGCGCCCGCTGTAAGCCCGGGAGTCGCCGCCGCGCCGACCAGCCAACCGCAGAGCTGTGGACCGAGCTGACCGGCCTGGTCG GCTCTTCGGAGGCCGAGGATGGGTCGGGAGGGGGAGCCGAGCGCTGTCCGGCTGAGGTCTCTCTGGAAGAGGCTCTCGTGCGTCTTGCCGAGTTCCTGTCAGTCCAGCTGGGGGCGGAAGAGAGCTTTGGGACTCCTCCCGACCTGAGCAAG CCCGGTGATGTTCCCCCACTGTTGACGGTGACTGGTCAACTCTTGGCTCTCCTGGCATGGATTCGAAGTCCCAGGGGCAGGCAGGCCCTGTCCCAGGGGATGCAGCCTGTCTCAGGGGTGCAGCACCCTCCTCCTGCTG GATCCCCATTGCAAGAAGAAAGCCCTTCCCTTTCACCAAGGGGCGAGGCCCAGGGGCAGCAGCCTCCTCAGCTGGAAGAGGACCAGAGGGCTTGGCAGCGGCTGGAACAGCTCATCCTTGGACAG cTGGAAGAGCTGAAGCAGCAGCTGGAACatcaggaggaggagctgggccaGCTGCGCCTGGGAGTG GGAGCAACAGACTCAGAGAAAAGGGTTCAGCATCTGACTCTGGAGAACAAAGCCCTGAAACAGAGCTTGAGCCTTACTCGGGACCTCTTGCTGCACTGGGGCCCTGCCCCCCACACCAGGGCCCCCCAG GAGAAGGCAGAAGCCCTGCTGGAGCTCCGGGGGCGGCTTCAAGAAGCCCAGGACACCACGGAAGCCCTCCGAGTCCAG CTAGGGGTGCAGGAGGTGCAGCTGCAGGGCCTTCAGGGGGCCCTCCGGCAGCTCCAGCAGGAGACTGAGCAGAACTGCAGGAGGGAGCTGCAGCAGATGCGAGGGCAGCTGGCAG GACTACGTGCTCGCATGGCCAGCTTGCGTCAGGGCTGTGGGGACCTCCGGGGACTCGTCAGCACCTTTACCCAGAGCTGCCAGGGTTCTCTGAGCGAAGCCCAGGGACAG GTTTCCTGGGCTCTGGGGGCACTGTCAGCTGATGGGGCTGGGACTCAACTCGCGGAGGCGCCGCAGGGGCCTCTCCCTGGATGCCCAGGGCGGCTGCTGGAGCTCAAAG GAAACATCCGTGTGCTGTGTCGCCTGAGGCCAGGGACACCCTCCAGCCTG GTCTTCAGGGAACTGGAGTCTGCTGTGCTGTCCTGCCTCGGGGGCTACAGTGTCTGCATTTTCACCTACGGTCAGACAGGGACAGGGAAGACCTACAGCATGGAG GGCCCGCCTGAGGACCCCGGCATCGCTCCTAGGGCACTGCAGTCACTGTTTCGGGAGATGGGCACAGGCGGGCAGCACCGCGTGACCCTCAGCATGGTGGAGATCTACAACGAGGCTGTCAGGTCAGGGGCACCTGGTGCCTCCCGCCTTGCCCCCAGCCCCAACCCCTTCTGTCTCCACCCCCAGGCCCCCCAACGGAGCCCTGCCCTTTCTCACCAGGGACCTCCTTGCCCCAGGGCCTCCCCAGCGCCTGGCAGTGAGGCAGGGCCCAGCAGGCCAGGGGGGAGTCCAGGTGGCTGGCCTCACCCACTGGGACGTGCCCAGCCTGGAGTCTCTGCACCAGGTGAGGCTGCCCAGTGGGGCCCCGCAGCTCTCCAAGCCCCCGCCCTTACCCGCACCGGGGGCGCGGGCCCCGCCGCAGGCCAGCCCTTGTCCGCCCGTCCTGCAGATGCTGAGCCTGGGGAGGAGCAACCGGGCCACCGCCGCCACAGCCATGAACCAGCGCAGCTCTCGCTCGCACGCCCTGGTCACGCTGACACTGCGCACAGCGTCCCCATCGCGCGGTCCTGGCACCGCAG GCACGCTGCACCTCGTCGACCTGGCGGGGTCCGAGCGCGCCTGGAAGGCGGGGGCGGCCGGCACATCGCAGGAAGACCGCGACGGCGCCCAGCGTCTACGGGAGGCTCGGACCATCAACCGCTCGCTGCTGGCGCTGGGAGGCGTGATGGCCGCGCTGCGGGCCCGCCGGCCCCACGTGCCCTTCCGCGACTCGCAGCTCACACGCCTACTGCAGCCGGCGCTGGGCCCAGGCGCCACGGCGGTGCTGCTGCTGCAG ATCTCCACGCGGCCCGAGGATCTCGGCGAGACCGTGTGCTCGCTCAAGTTCGCCGAGCGTGTGAGCCGAGTGGAGTTGGGGCCGGCCAGGCCCCGCAGGGCTCCCCGCTCCGGGACACCCTCCTCCTTGAGCACCGACACACCACTCTCCGGGACCCCCTGCACCCCCACGACGTCGCCCGGCAGCCCTCCAAGCCCCGGCTTAGACAGCGGCTCCAGCTCGGCCCTGGCACCGCCGGAGGACCTGCCTTCCTAGTCCTGCCCAAGGAGCCTGGGTCACATCTCTGCGGGCAGAGGCAGCAAAATCCCTATTCCCTCATGACTTCCTTGATCTCTGGGGACCGATGCCCCCCCCGCCAGAGtccaccctcctctcccaccctggAGGAGTGCTCTGCCTGGGGTAATGATCacacctcccccgcccccttaTCACCATCTGCTGTTATCGCAGCGCACAGCAGGGGATCCCAGGGCCGCAGATGCAGACCGCGGCCAAGTGGTCACCAGAGTCACTATCCCATCACCACATTAGACTTGGATTGA
- the KIFC2 gene encoding kinesin-like protein KIFC2 isoform X3, producing MLEEGAGLRRGGGRRSMRAGSAAGGHGVGAGTRGGVKPGPLPPRAPMYAFYSLLIYIFYSLFRRDGGAAAAADAENPAQSARCKPGSRRRADQPTAELWTELTGLVGSSEAEDGSGGGAERCPAEVSLEEALVRLAEFLSVQLGAEESFGTPPDLSKPGDVPPLLTVTGQLLALLAWIRSPRGRQALSQGMQPVSGVQHPPPAGSPLQEESPSLSPRGEAQGQQPPQLEEDQRAWQRLEQLILGQLEELKQQLEHQEEELGQLRLGVGATDSEKRVQHLTLENKALKQSLSLTRDLLLHWGPAPHTRAPQEKAEALLELRGRLQEAQDTTEALRVQLGVQEVQLQGLQGALRQLQQETEQNCRRELQQMRGQLAGLRARMASLRQGCGDLRGLVSTFTQSCQGSLSEAQGQVSWALGALSADGAGTQLAEAPQGPLPGCPGRLLELKGNIRVLCRLRPGTPSSLVSLEPGPGGTVTTCYRGHQRRFRLDWVFPPHASQEEVFRELESAVLSCLGGYSVCIFTYGQTGTGKTYSMEGPPEDPGIAPRALQSLFREMGTGGQHRVTLSMVEIYNEAVRSGAPGASRLAPSPNPFCLHPQAPQRSPALSHQGPPCPRASPAPGSEAGPSRPGGSPGGWPHPLGRAQPGVSAPDAEPGEEQPGHRRHSHEPAQLSLARPGHADTAHSVPIARSWHRRHAAPRRPGGVRARLEGGGGRHIAGRPRRRPASTGGSDHQPLAAGAGRRDGRAAGPPAPRALPRLAAHTPTAAGAGPRRHGGAAAADLHAARGSRRDRVLAQVRRACEPSGVGAGQAPQGSPLRDTLLLEHRHTTLRDPLHPHDVARQPSKPRLRQRLQLGPGTAGGPAFLVLPKEPGSHLCGQRQQNPYSLMTSLISGDRCPPRQSPPSSPTLEECSAWGNDHTSPAPLSPSAVIAAHSRGSQGRRCRPRPSGHQSHYPITTLDLD from the exons ATGCTGGAAGAGGGTGCGGGGCTGCGCCGAGGGGGCGGCCGCCGGAGCATGCGCGCGGGCTCTGCGGCGGGCGGGCACGGTGTCGGCGCGGGGACGCGGGGCGGCGTGAAGCCGGGCCCTCTGCCGCCCCGCGCTCCCATGTACGCCTTCTACTCGCTGCTCATCTACATCTTCTACAGCCTCTTCCGTAGGGATGGCGGGGCCGCGGCGGCCGCCGACGCTGAAAACCCGGCCCAG AGCGCCCGCTGTAAGCCCGGGAGTCGCCGCCGCGCCGACCAGCCAACCGCAGAGCTGTGGACCGAGCTGACCGGCCTGGTCG GCTCTTCGGAGGCCGAGGATGGGTCGGGAGGGGGAGCCGAGCGCTGTCCGGCTGAGGTCTCTCTGGAAGAGGCTCTCGTGCGTCTTGCCGAGTTCCTGTCAGTCCAGCTGGGGGCGGAAGAGAGCTTTGGGACTCCTCCCGACCTGAGCAAG CCCGGTGATGTTCCCCCACTGTTGACGGTGACTGGTCAACTCTTGGCTCTCCTGGCATGGATTCGAAGTCCCAGGGGCAGGCAGGCCCTGTCCCAGGGGATGCAGCCTGTCTCAGGGGTGCAGCACCCTCCTCCTGCTG GATCCCCATTGCAAGAAGAAAGCCCTTCCCTTTCACCAAGGGGCGAGGCCCAGGGGCAGCAGCCTCCTCAGCTGGAAGAGGACCAGAGGGCTTGGCAGCGGCTGGAACAGCTCATCCTTGGACAG cTGGAAGAGCTGAAGCAGCAGCTGGAACatcaggaggaggagctgggccaGCTGCGCCTGGGAGTG GGAGCAACAGACTCAGAGAAAAGGGTTCAGCATCTGACTCTGGAGAACAAAGCCCTGAAACAGAGCTTGAGCCTTACTCGGGACCTCTTGCTGCACTGGGGCCCTGCCCCCCACACCAGGGCCCCCCAG GAGAAGGCAGAAGCCCTGCTGGAGCTCCGGGGGCGGCTTCAAGAAGCCCAGGACACCACGGAAGCCCTCCGAGTCCAG CTAGGGGTGCAGGAGGTGCAGCTGCAGGGCCTTCAGGGGGCCCTCCGGCAGCTCCAGCAGGAGACTGAGCAGAACTGCAGGAGGGAGCTGCAGCAGATGCGAGGGCAGCTGGCAG GACTACGTGCTCGCATGGCCAGCTTGCGTCAGGGCTGTGGGGACCTCCGGGGACTCGTCAGCACCTTTACCCAGAGCTGCCAGGGTTCTCTGAGCGAAGCCCAGGGACAG GTTTCCTGGGCTCTGGGGGCACTGTCAGCTGATGGGGCTGGGACTCAACTCGCGGAGGCGCCGCAGGGGCCTCTCCCTGGATGCCCAGGGCGGCTGCTGGAGCTCAAAG GAAACATCCGTGTGCTGTGTCGCCTGAGGCCAGGGACACCCTCCAGCCTGGTGAGCCTAGAGCCCGGCCCAGGTGGCACTGTTACTACCTGCTATCGAGGGCACCAGCGTCGCTTCCGCCTAGACTGGGTCTTCCCTCCACACGCCAGCCAGGAGGAG GTCTTCAGGGAACTGGAGTCTGCTGTGCTGTCCTGCCTCGGGGGCTACAGTGTCTGCATTTTCACCTACGGTCAGACAGGGACAGGGAAGACCTACAGCATGGAG GGCCCGCCTGAGGACCCCGGCATCGCTCCTAGGGCACTGCAGTCACTGTTTCGGGAGATGGGCACAGGCGGGCAGCACCGCGTGACCCTCAGCATGGTGGAGATCTACAACGAGGCTGTCAGGTCAGGGGCACCTGGTGCCTCCCGCCTTGCCCCCAGCCCCAACCCCTTCTGTCTCCACCCCCAGGCCCCCCAACGGAGCCCTGCCCTTTCTCACCAGGGACCTCCTTGCCCCAGGGCCTCCCCAGCGCCTGGCAGTGAGGCAGGGCCCAGCAGGCCAGGGGGGAGTCCAGGTGGCTGGCCTCACCCACTGGGACGTGCCCAGCCTGGAGTCTCTGCACCAG ATGCTGAGCCTGGGGAGGAGCAACCGGGCCACCGCCGCCACAGCCATGAACCAGCGCAGCTCTCGCTCGCACGCCCTGGTCACGCTGACACTGCGCACAGCGTCCCCATCGCGCGGTCCTGGCACCGCAG GCACGCTGCACCTCGTCGACCTGGCGGGGTCCGAGCGCGCCTGGAAGGCGGGGGCGGCCGGCACATCGCAGGAAGACCGCGACGGCGCCCAGCGTCTACGGGAGGCTCGGACCATCAACCGCTCGCTGCTGGCGCTGGGAGGCGTGATGGCCGCGCTGCGGGCCCGCCGGCCCCACGTGCCCTTCCGCGACTCGCAGCTCACACGCCTACTGCAGCCGGCGCTGGGCCCAGGCGCCACGGCGGTGCTGCTGCTGCAG ATCTCCACGCGGCCCGAGGATCTCGGCGAGACCGTGTGCTCGCTCAAGTTCGCCGAGCGTGTGAGCCGAGTGGAGTTGGGGCCGGCCAGGCCCCGCAGGGCTCCCCGCTCCGGGACACCCTCCTCCTTGAGCACCGACACACCACTCTCCGGGACCCCCTGCACCCCCACGACGTCGCCCGGCAGCCCTCCAAGCCCCGGCTTAGACAGCGGCTCCAGCTCGGCCCTGGCACCGCCGGAGGACCTGCCTTCCTAGTCCTGCCCAAGGAGCCTGGGTCACATCTCTGCGGGCAGAGGCAGCAAAATCCCTATTCCCTCATGACTTCCTTGATCTCTGGGGACCGATGCCCCCCCCGCCAGAGtccaccctcctctcccaccctggAGGAGTGCTCTGCCTGGGGTAATGATCacacctcccccgcccccttaTCACCATCTGCTGTTATCGCAGCGCACAGCAGGGGATCCCAGGGCCGCAGATGCAGACCGCGGCCAAGTGGTCACCAGAGTCACTATCCCATCACCACATTAGACTTGGATTGA
- the KIFC2 gene encoding kinesin-like protein KIFC2 isoform X1, translating into MLEEGAGLRRGGGRRSMRAGSAAGGHGVGAGTRGGVKPGPLPPRAPMYAFYSLLIYIFYSLFRRDGGAAAAADAENPAQSARCKPGSRRRADQPTAELWTELTGLVGSSEAEDGSGGGAERCPAEVSLEEALVRLAEFLSVQLGAEESFGTPPDLSKPGDVPPLLTVTGQLLALLAWIRSPRGRQALSQGMQPVSGVQHPPPAGSPLQEESPSLSPRGEAQGQQPPQLEEDQRAWQRLEQLILGQLEELKQQLEHQEEELGQLRLGVGATDSEKRVQHLTLENKALKQSLSLTRDLLLHWGPAPHTRAPQEKAEALLELRGRLQEAQDTTEALRVQLGVQEVQLQGLQGALRQLQQETEQNCRRELQQMRGQLAGLRARMASLRQGCGDLRGLVSTFTQSCQGSLSEAQGQVSWALGALSADGAGTQLAEAPQGPLPGCPGRLLELKGNIRVLCRLRPGTPSSLVSLEPGPGGTVTTCYRGHQRRFRLDWVFPPHASQEEVFRELESAVLSCLGGYSVCIFTYGQTGTGKTYSMEGPPEDPGIAPRALQSLFREMGTGGQHRVTLSMVEIYNEAVRSGAPGASRLAPSPNPFCLHPQAPQRSPALSHQGPPCPRASPAPGSEAGPSRPGGSPGGWPHPLGRAQPGVSAPGEAAQWGPAALQAPALTRTGGAGPAAGQPLSARPADAEPGEEQPGHRRHSHEPAQLSLARPGHADTAHSVPIARSWHRRHAAPRRPGGVRARLEGGGGRHIAGRPRRRPASTGGSDHQPLAAGAGRRDGRAAGPPAPRALPRLAAHTPTAAGAGPRRHGGAAAADLHAARGSRRDRVLAQVRRACEPSGVGAGQAPQGSPLRDTLLLEHRHTTLRDPLHPHDVARQPSKPRLRQRLQLGPGTAGGPAFLVLPKEPGSHLCGQRQQNPYSLMTSLISGDRCPPRQSPPSSPTLEECSAWGNDHTSPAPLSPSAVIAAHSRGSQGRRCRPRPSGHQSHYPITTLDLD; encoded by the exons ATGCTGGAAGAGGGTGCGGGGCTGCGCCGAGGGGGCGGCCGCCGGAGCATGCGCGCGGGCTCTGCGGCGGGCGGGCACGGTGTCGGCGCGGGGACGCGGGGCGGCGTGAAGCCGGGCCCTCTGCCGCCCCGCGCTCCCATGTACGCCTTCTACTCGCTGCTCATCTACATCTTCTACAGCCTCTTCCGTAGGGATGGCGGGGCCGCGGCGGCCGCCGACGCTGAAAACCCGGCCCAG AGCGCCCGCTGTAAGCCCGGGAGTCGCCGCCGCGCCGACCAGCCAACCGCAGAGCTGTGGACCGAGCTGACCGGCCTGGTCG GCTCTTCGGAGGCCGAGGATGGGTCGGGAGGGGGAGCCGAGCGCTGTCCGGCTGAGGTCTCTCTGGAAGAGGCTCTCGTGCGTCTTGCCGAGTTCCTGTCAGTCCAGCTGGGGGCGGAAGAGAGCTTTGGGACTCCTCCCGACCTGAGCAAG CCCGGTGATGTTCCCCCACTGTTGACGGTGACTGGTCAACTCTTGGCTCTCCTGGCATGGATTCGAAGTCCCAGGGGCAGGCAGGCCCTGTCCCAGGGGATGCAGCCTGTCTCAGGGGTGCAGCACCCTCCTCCTGCTG GATCCCCATTGCAAGAAGAAAGCCCTTCCCTTTCACCAAGGGGCGAGGCCCAGGGGCAGCAGCCTCCTCAGCTGGAAGAGGACCAGAGGGCTTGGCAGCGGCTGGAACAGCTCATCCTTGGACAG cTGGAAGAGCTGAAGCAGCAGCTGGAACatcaggaggaggagctgggccaGCTGCGCCTGGGAGTG GGAGCAACAGACTCAGAGAAAAGGGTTCAGCATCTGACTCTGGAGAACAAAGCCCTGAAACAGAGCTTGAGCCTTACTCGGGACCTCTTGCTGCACTGGGGCCCTGCCCCCCACACCAGGGCCCCCCAG GAGAAGGCAGAAGCCCTGCTGGAGCTCCGGGGGCGGCTTCAAGAAGCCCAGGACACCACGGAAGCCCTCCGAGTCCAG CTAGGGGTGCAGGAGGTGCAGCTGCAGGGCCTTCAGGGGGCCCTCCGGCAGCTCCAGCAGGAGACTGAGCAGAACTGCAGGAGGGAGCTGCAGCAGATGCGAGGGCAGCTGGCAG GACTACGTGCTCGCATGGCCAGCTTGCGTCAGGGCTGTGGGGACCTCCGGGGACTCGTCAGCACCTTTACCCAGAGCTGCCAGGGTTCTCTGAGCGAAGCCCAGGGACAG GTTTCCTGGGCTCTGGGGGCACTGTCAGCTGATGGGGCTGGGACTCAACTCGCGGAGGCGCCGCAGGGGCCTCTCCCTGGATGCCCAGGGCGGCTGCTGGAGCTCAAAG GAAACATCCGTGTGCTGTGTCGCCTGAGGCCAGGGACACCCTCCAGCCTGGTGAGCCTAGAGCCCGGCCCAGGTGGCACTGTTACTACCTGCTATCGAGGGCACCAGCGTCGCTTCCGCCTAGACTGGGTCTTCCCTCCACACGCCAGCCAGGAGGAG GTCTTCAGGGAACTGGAGTCTGCTGTGCTGTCCTGCCTCGGGGGCTACAGTGTCTGCATTTTCACCTACGGTCAGACAGGGACAGGGAAGACCTACAGCATGGAG GGCCCGCCTGAGGACCCCGGCATCGCTCCTAGGGCACTGCAGTCACTGTTTCGGGAGATGGGCACAGGCGGGCAGCACCGCGTGACCCTCAGCATGGTGGAGATCTACAACGAGGCTGTCAGGTCAGGGGCACCTGGTGCCTCCCGCCTTGCCCCCAGCCCCAACCCCTTCTGTCTCCACCCCCAGGCCCCCCAACGGAGCCCTGCCCTTTCTCACCAGGGACCTCCTTGCCCCAGGGCCTCCCCAGCGCCTGGCAGTGAGGCAGGGCCCAGCAGGCCAGGGGGGAGTCCAGGTGGCTGGCCTCACCCACTGGGACGTGCCCAGCCTGGAGTCTCTGCACCAGGTGAGGCTGCCCAGTGGGGCCCCGCAGCTCTCCAAGCCCCCGCCCTTACCCGCACCGGGGGCGCGGGCCCCGCCGCAGGCCAGCCCTTGTCCGCCCGTCCTGCAGATGCTGAGCCTGGGGAGGAGCAACCGGGCCACCGCCGCCACAGCCATGAACCAGCGCAGCTCTCGCTCGCACGCCCTGGTCACGCTGACACTGCGCACAGCGTCCCCATCGCGCGGTCCTGGCACCGCAG GCACGCTGCACCTCGTCGACCTGGCGGGGTCCGAGCGCGCCTGGAAGGCGGGGGCGGCCGGCACATCGCAGGAAGACCGCGACGGCGCCCAGCGTCTACGGGAGGCTCGGACCATCAACCGCTCGCTGCTGGCGCTGGGAGGCGTGATGGCCGCGCTGCGGGCCCGCCGGCCCCACGTGCCCTTCCGCGACTCGCAGCTCACACGCCTACTGCAGCCGGCGCTGGGCCCAGGCGCCACGGCGGTGCTGCTGCTGCAG ATCTCCACGCGGCCCGAGGATCTCGGCGAGACCGTGTGCTCGCTCAAGTTCGCCGAGCGTGTGAGCCGAGTGGAGTTGGGGCCGGCCAGGCCCCGCAGGGCTCCCCGCTCCGGGACACCCTCCTCCTTGAGCACCGACACACCACTCTCCGGGACCCCCTGCACCCCCACGACGTCGCCCGGCAGCCCTCCAAGCCCCGGCTTAGACAGCGGCTCCAGCTCGGCCCTGGCACCGCCGGAGGACCTGCCTTCCTAGTCCTGCCCAAGGAGCCTGGGTCACATCTCTGCGGGCAGAGGCAGCAAAATCCCTATTCCCTCATGACTTCCTTGATCTCTGGGGACCGATGCCCCCCCCGCCAGAGtccaccctcctctcccaccctggAGGAGTGCTCTGCCTGGGGTAATGATCacacctcccccgcccccttaTCACCATCTGCTGTTATCGCAGCGCACAGCAGGGGATCCCAGGGCCGCAGATGCAGACCGCGGCCAAGTGGTCACCAGAGTCACTATCCCATCACCACATTAGACTTGGATTGA
- the KIFC2 gene encoding kinesin-like protein KIFC2 isoform X11, translating to MLEEGAGLRRGGGRRSMRAGSAAGGHGVGAGTRGGVKPGPLPPRAPMYAFYSLLIYIFYSLFRRDGGAAAAADAENPAQSARCKPGSRRRADQPTAELWTELTGLVGSSEAEDGSGGGAERCPAEVSLEEALVRLAEFLSVQLGAEESFGTPPDLSKPGDVPPLLTVTGQLLALLAWIRSPRGRQALSQGMQPVSGVQHPPPAGSPLQEESPSLSPRGEAQGQQPPQLEEDQRAWQRLEQLILGQLEELKQQLEHQEEELGQLRLGVGATDSEKRVQHLTLENKALKQSLSLTRDLLLHWGPAPHTRAPQEKAEALLELRGRLQEAQDTTEALRVQAPQRSPALSHQGPPCPRASPAPGSEAGPSRPGGSPGGWPHPLGRAQPGVSAPGEAAQWGPAALQAPALTRTGGAGPAAGQPLSARPADAEPGEEQPGHRRHSHEPAQLSLARPGHADTAHSVPIARSWHRRHAAPRRPGGVRARLEGGGGRHIAGRPRRRPASTGGSDHQPLAAGAGRRDGRAAGPPAPRALPRLAAHTPTAAGAGPRRHGGAAAADLHAARGSRRDRVLAQVRRACEPSGVGAGQAPQGSPLRDTLLLEHRHTTLRDPLHPHDVARQPSKPRLRQRLQLGPGTAGGPAFLVLPKEPGSHLCGQRQQNPYSLMTSLISGDRCPPRQSPPSSPTLEECSAWGNDHTSPAPLSPSAVIAAHSRGSQGRRCRPRPSGHQSHYPITTLDLD from the exons ATGCTGGAAGAGGGTGCGGGGCTGCGCCGAGGGGGCGGCCGCCGGAGCATGCGCGCGGGCTCTGCGGCGGGCGGGCACGGTGTCGGCGCGGGGACGCGGGGCGGCGTGAAGCCGGGCCCTCTGCCGCCCCGCGCTCCCATGTACGCCTTCTACTCGCTGCTCATCTACATCTTCTACAGCCTCTTCCGTAGGGATGGCGGGGCCGCGGCGGCCGCCGACGCTGAAAACCCGGCCCAG AGCGCCCGCTGTAAGCCCGGGAGTCGCCGCCGCGCCGACCAGCCAACCGCAGAGCTGTGGACCGAGCTGACCGGCCTGGTCG GCTCTTCGGAGGCCGAGGATGGGTCGGGAGGGGGAGCCGAGCGCTGTCCGGCTGAGGTCTCTCTGGAAGAGGCTCTCGTGCGTCTTGCCGAGTTCCTGTCAGTCCAGCTGGGGGCGGAAGAGAGCTTTGGGACTCCTCCCGACCTGAGCAAG CCCGGTGATGTTCCCCCACTGTTGACGGTGACTGGTCAACTCTTGGCTCTCCTGGCATGGATTCGAAGTCCCAGGGGCAGGCAGGCCCTGTCCCAGGGGATGCAGCCTGTCTCAGGGGTGCAGCACCCTCCTCCTGCTG GATCCCCATTGCAAGAAGAAAGCCCTTCCCTTTCACCAAGGGGCGAGGCCCAGGGGCAGCAGCCTCCTCAGCTGGAAGAGGACCAGAGGGCTTGGCAGCGGCTGGAACAGCTCATCCTTGGACAG cTGGAAGAGCTGAAGCAGCAGCTGGAACatcaggaggaggagctgggccaGCTGCGCCTGGGAGTG GGAGCAACAGACTCAGAGAAAAGGGTTCAGCATCTGACTCTGGAGAACAAAGCCCTGAAACAGAGCTTGAGCCTTACTCGGGACCTCTTGCTGCACTGGGGCCCTGCCCCCCACACCAGGGCCCCCCAG GAGAAGGCAGAAGCCCTGCTGGAGCTCCGGGGGCGGCTTCAAGAAGCCCAGGACACCACGGAAGCCCTCCGAGTCCAG GCCCCCCAACGGAGCCCTGCCCTTTCTCACCAGGGACCTCCTTGCCCCAGGGCCTCCCCAGCGCCTGGCAGTGAGGCAGGGCCCAGCAGGCCAGGGGGGAGTCCAGGTGGCTGGCCTCACCCACTGGGACGTGCCCAGCCTGGAGTCTCTGCACCAGGTGAGGCTGCCCAGTGGGGCCCCGCAGCTCTCCAAGCCCCCGCCCTTACCCGCACCGGGGGCGCGGGCCCCGCCGCAGGCCAGCCCTTGTCCGCCCGTCCTGCAGATGCTGAGCCTGGGGAGGAGCAACCGGGCCACCGCCGCCACAGCCATGAACCAGCGCAGCTCTCGCTCGCACGCCCTGGTCACGCTGACACTGCGCACAGCGTCCCCATCGCGCGGTCCTGGCACCGCAG GCACGCTGCACCTCGTCGACCTGGCGGGGTCCGAGCGCGCCTGGAAGGCGGGGGCGGCCGGCACATCGCAGGAAGACCGCGACGGCGCCCAGCGTCTACGGGAGGCTCGGACCATCAACCGCTCGCTGCTGGCGCTGGGAGGCGTGATGGCCGCGCTGCGGGCCCGCCGGCCCCACGTGCCCTTCCGCGACTCGCAGCTCACACGCCTACTGCAGCCGGCGCTGGGCCCAGGCGCCACGGCGGTGCTGCTGCTGCAG ATCTCCACGCGGCCCGAGGATCTCGGCGAGACCGTGTGCTCGCTCAAGTTCGCCGAGCGTGTGAGCCGAGTGGAGTTGGGGCCGGCCAGGCCCCGCAGGGCTCCCCGCTCCGGGACACCCTCCTCCTTGAGCACCGACACACCACTCTCCGGGACCCCCTGCACCCCCACGACGTCGCCCGGCAGCCCTCCAAGCCCCGGCTTAGACAGCGGCTCCAGCTCGGCCCTGGCACCGCCGGAGGACCTGCCTTCCTAGTCCTGCCCAAGGAGCCTGGGTCACATCTCTGCGGGCAGAGGCAGCAAAATCCCTATTCCCTCATGACTTCCTTGATCTCTGGGGACCGATGCCCCCCCCGCCAGAGtccaccctcctctcccaccctggAGGAGTGCTCTGCCTGGGGTAATGATCacacctcccccgcccccttaTCACCATCTGCTGTTATCGCAGCGCACAGCAGGGGATCCCAGGGCCGCAGATGCAGACCGCGGCCAAGTGGTCACCAGAGTCACTATCCCATCACCACATTAGACTTGGATTGA